Proteins co-encoded in one Bacteroidota bacterium genomic window:
- the htpX gene encoding zinc metalloprotease HtpX gives MNTIKTVLLMSVLTVLLVFVGNILGGSGGMMIAFTFAIVMNFGTYWFSDKIVLRMYKAQPVQREDNPELFRMTEELTARAGIPMPKLYIIPNDQPNAFATGRNPQNAAVAVTSGIMRILNREELMGVIAHELSHVKNRDILVGTIAATIAGAISMLANMAQWAMIFGGRGSSDDRGGNPITLIVMMIVAPLAAMMIQMAISRSREFMADESGAKMTGNPLYLANALRKLHVKVQQIPMEANSATAHMFIVSPLRGSGFTKLFSTHPPMEERVAKLEAMVYGSIS, from the coding sequence ATGAATACCATAAAAACTGTTTTATTAATGAGCGTATTAACTGTACTGCTTGTCTTTGTCGGTAACATTCTCGGCGGCAGCGGCGGTATGATGATTGCCTTCACCTTCGCTATTGTTATGAACTTCGGAACATATTGGTTCAGCGATAAAATAGTCCTTCGTATGTATAAAGCACAACCAGTTCAACGCGAAGATAATCCGGAATTATTCCGCATGACTGAAGAACTGACCGCACGTGCCGGAATACCGATGCCGAAATTATACATCATACCGAACGACCAGCCAAACGCATTTGCAACCGGACGTAATCCACAAAACGCCGCAGTTGCAGTTACAAGCGGAATTATGCGCATATTAAATCGCGAGGAGCTAATGGGAGTAATTGCTCACGAACTCTCTCACGTTAAAAATCGTGATATTTTGGTTGGAACTATTGCAGCCACGATAGCCGGCGCAATCAGTATGCTTGCAAATATGGCGCAGTGGGCAATGATATTTGGAGGCAGAGGTAGCAGCGATGATAGGGGCGGTAATCCTATTACATTAATAGTTATGATGATTGTAGCACCCCTTGCTGCTATGATGATTCAGATGGCAATCTCACGTTCGCGTGAATTTATGGCAGATGAAAGTGGGGCTAAAATGACGGGCAACCCGCTTTATTTAGCAAACGCATTACGTAAACTTCATGTTAAGGTGCAGCAAATTCCGATGGAAGCGAACAGCGCAACTGCTCATATGTTTATCGTAAGTCCATTGCGCGGCAGTGGATTCACAAAACTATTTAGCACACATCCGCCGATGGAAGAGCGTGTCGCCAAATTAGAAGCTATGGTTTACGGAAGTATATCTTAA